CCGTCATGGATATTGGGAACCACGCCGTCTCGAAATTACTGACGGATCTCAGGCAGTCACACGAACTGTTCGTGGATGGGATGAAGATCACAAAGGACGGTATATTGATCTCGATGAACCACTTGGAAAGTCATTTGCTGCTGGTGAAACTGTAACGCGCTATCCTGAGGAGGAAATGTGGAAGGCGATAGTCGAATCGAAACAGAAACTCGAGAATCTCGGTTTCCAGATCGATACGTTCCTCGCGCCCTACGATAATTTCGATGAGTATTCCTTGGAATTCGCGAAAAAGCACTACGAGGGGGTCGCAAATGCCAATCATGGCTCACGCATCAATGAGCCTGACGAATTCGACCCCTTTCAGACAAAACGAGACTATTTTATCGAATTCACGACTCCAGAGGCTGTCAAAGAAGATCTCGACATAATCGCTGACAAAGGAGCGTTAGGAGTAATTGGCGCACATACATTCAAGGATGAAGTTACTGAAGAGAGGATCTACGAAACTCTAGAGTGGATTGAAGACCGCGAAATAGATGTCGTGACACTACGAGAGGCCTGTCAATATCAATGAGCAGCAGTCTACAATGATTAGTAAGGACGATCTACACTATCTAAATCCGCGTTCATCTCTATGCGAATAGCTTCTATCCTGTCGAAGCGGTCAACCAAGCAATCGCAGTAGTGCTCGAACGCAGCGATCTCGTTGAACAGGACAATGGGTACGCTCCTGCTAAGTCAGACACATTCACTATTCAATAGATATTCAAGCATCGTTATCTGCCTTGTACAACAACGAGCAACCCTATAGCGGCGGGTGGTGCACAAAGGATAATAAGAACACCGGTGTATCTAAGGACTACATTGCTGGTAAGTTGGCTTAGAGAAGTTGCGCCAAGTTATCACATGATTATTTTTGACAATAGAGAGTGGTAGAAATCATATCCGATTCGGAGCTTAAGAGAGCTTGAAGTGGTGGCTTTATCAATTCATTTGAATATTGATTCTGCTCGGAGGACGTGATGGCAGTTCGAAGACTGGCAATGACGGCAGTAAGAGGCCGTAGTATCAATATCTACAACGACGCGGGTAAAGCGGCCTCTGATGACGACTGTATCGACATCGTCTCGAGTTGTGATGACGTCTGTAGCGAGTCGTCTACCACTGTCGTCGAAATGGGATATCATACTCATAAGTGGTCAGCTTACAGTCGAGCACTCGATCCAAGAGTGCCGACAGGATGTCCGTAAGAGTTCATCGAGATGCATGCGCTTAATCTGTCTGCTTCCAGCAAGGTATGCGGCTTGAGTAGCACTACTCTTGCAGACTTCACTAAGCGGATGATTCACTCTCGACTACTCTATCACAGCTCATAGGACACCCGCTTGCTCATCAACACAATTCGACTAAGTGATGTGAACCCATGCCGTAATTGCCGGCGAGGCACCGATTACTAGATGAAACCACCGTCGGCCCACGTTTCATCAGGCCGCTTTTCGCGCTAACATCTTCGCTTAAAGTGACATTAGCGACAAGACTATCAATGTATTTCTTGATAATGAGACATCGTAGTCCACAGTTCCGATGATGAGCTTATGATACTCCTTGATCCCGTACAAAAGCGACTGCT
The Halalkalicoccus tibetensis genome window above contains:
- a CDS encoding polysaccharide deacetylase family protein translates to MGRSSHSRRGFLHIGAIGIGGIAGCIGNTNSDTDQSQDYNDTDGGTSSEGSESEDESKATGPQEIPDNGAIVFVYDDGPIEDYTQALPAHQAFDAPATTGIVTEWIGREDFQGNDWMDISHLEELVDAGWEICSHTVDHTAVGTFEVVEDVTAADTRVYPDEIRHGYWEPRRLEITDGSQAVTRTVRGWDEDHKGRYIDLDEPLGKSFAAGETVTRYPEEEMWKAIVESKQKLENLGFQIDTFLAPYDNFDEYSLEFAKKHYEGVANANHGSRINEPDEFDPFQTKRDYFIEFTTPEAVKEDLDIIADKGALGVIGAHTFKDEVTEERIYETLEWIEDREIDVVTLREACQYQ